A genomic window from Variovorax paradoxus includes:
- the sbcB gene encoding exodeoxyribonuclease I, translating into MNHTFLWHDYETFGAVPRRDRPSQFAAIRTDAELNEVGEPLMIYCKPAPDYLPSPEACLITGITPQVCLERGIPEHEFAAHIERAFSQPGTIGVGYNTIRFDDEVTRFLFWRNLIDPYAREWQNDCGRWDLLDVVRLTYALRPDGIEWPKKEDGKPSFKLEDLARANGLLHESAHDALSDVRATIALARLIRDKQPKLFDFAFGLHKKDRVASELGLPAMRETAKPFLHVSGMFPVERGCLAVMWPLASHPTNKNELLAWDLAHDPSELRDIDADTLRLRLFTRTADLPEGVVRLPVKGVHLNKSPMVVGNLRTLAPAMAERWGVDLDTAMRHAAIARDLPDMSAIWSQVYARPKEATPDVDEDLYGGFVGNADRRRLNQLRGLSPEELAKDRTGFDDGRLDEILFRYRARNWPELLNEDEAERWEALRVAKLFKGEGGARTIEMLFSEVDALSENADERGEEILGALYEYAEAIAPEA; encoded by the coding sequence ATGAACCATACCTTTCTCTGGCACGACTACGAAACCTTCGGCGCGGTGCCGCGTCGCGACCGTCCCTCGCAGTTCGCCGCCATCCGCACCGACGCCGAGCTCAACGAAGTCGGCGAGCCGCTGATGATCTACTGCAAGCCCGCGCCGGACTATCTGCCCAGCCCCGAGGCCTGCCTGATCACCGGCATCACGCCGCAGGTGTGCCTGGAGCGTGGCATTCCCGAGCATGAATTCGCCGCGCACATCGAGCGCGCCTTCTCGCAGCCCGGCACCATCGGTGTGGGCTACAACACGATTCGCTTCGACGACGAGGTCACGCGCTTCCTGTTCTGGCGCAACCTGATCGACCCGTATGCGCGCGAATGGCAGAACGACTGCGGCCGCTGGGACCTGCTCGACGTGGTGCGCCTCACGTACGCGCTGCGCCCCGACGGCATCGAGTGGCCGAAGAAGGAAGACGGCAAGCCCAGCTTCAAGCTCGAAGACCTGGCGCGTGCCAACGGCCTGCTGCACGAGTCGGCGCACGATGCGCTTTCCGACGTGCGCGCCACCATTGCACTGGCACGCCTGATCCGCGACAAGCAGCCCAAGCTGTTCGACTTCGCATTCGGCCTGCACAAGAAAGACCGCGTTGCCAGCGAACTAGGCTTGCCCGCGATGCGCGAAACCGCGAAGCCCTTCCTGCACGTCTCGGGCATGTTTCCGGTCGAGCGCGGCTGCCTGGCCGTGATGTGGCCGCTGGCCAGCCATCCGACCAACAAGAACGAGCTGCTTGCCTGGGACCTTGCCCACGACCCGAGCGAGCTGCGCGACATCGACGCCGACACGCTGCGGCTGCGCCTGTTCACCCGCACGGCCGACCTGCCCGAAGGCGTGGTGCGCCTGCCCGTGAAGGGCGTGCACCTGAACAAGTCGCCGATGGTGGTCGGCAACCTGCGCACGCTGGCACCGGCCATGGCCGAGCGCTGGGGCGTCGACCTCGACACGGCCATGCGCCATGCCGCCATCGCGCGCGACCTGCCCGACATGAGCGCCATCTGGTCACAGGTGTACGCCCGGCCGAAGGAGGCCACGCCCGACGTCGACGAAGACCTCTACGGCGGCTTCGTCGGCAACGCCGACCGCCGGCGCCTCAACCAGCTGCGCGGCCTGTCGCCCGAAGAACTGGCCAAGGACCGCACCGGCTTCGACGACGGACGGCTCGACGAGATCCTGTTCCGCTACCGCGCACGCAACTGGCCCGAGCTGCTCAACGAGGACGAGGCCGAACGCTGGGAAGCCCTGCGCGTGGCGAAGCTCTTCAAGGGCGAGGGCGGGGCGCGCACCATCGAGATGCTGTTCAGCGAGGTCGATGCGCTGTCCGAGAACGCCGACGAGCGTGGCGAGGAAATCCTCGGCGCGCTCTACGAATACGCCGAGGCCATCGCGCCCGAGGCTTGA
- a CDS encoding DUF3574 domain-containing protein: protein MTTGISPLVRTALAAVAMAAALAGCSALPSAPGAAKACGSSFETFERDTLYFGRAIPSGGQVSDAEWTGFLDTTMTPAFPQGLTVIDAAGQWRGVSGEVVRERSKLVVVLLHPRSDKDDAAIASIIGTYRQRFAQEAVLQERQSVCVRF, encoded by the coding sequence ATGACTACAGGTATTTCGCCCCTTGTCCGCACCGCGCTGGCAGCCGTCGCGATGGCCGCGGCGCTCGCCGGATGCAGCGCCTTGCCATCGGCGCCCGGTGCTGCGAAAGCCTGCGGGAGCAGCTTCGAGACCTTCGAACGTGACACGCTCTATTTCGGCCGGGCCATTCCCTCGGGCGGCCAGGTGTCGGATGCGGAGTGGACGGGCTTTCTCGACACCACCATGACGCCGGCTTTTCCGCAGGGCCTGACGGTGATCGATGCCGCCGGCCAATGGCGTGGCGTGTCGGGCGAGGTGGTGCGCGAGCGCTCCAAGCTGGTGGTGGTGCTGCTGCATCCGCGCAGCGACAAGGACGACGCCGCCATCGCCAGCATCATCGGCACCTACCGCCAGCGATTCGCTCAAGAGGCGGTGCTGCAGGAGCGGCAATCCGTCTGCGTCCGCTTCTAA
- a CDS encoding GFA family protein yields the protein MQVQGACHCGQITFEADIDPEKVSLCNCSDCQVLSGSAYRVSVPVPASSFRLLTGTPKTYVKTADSGARRRHGFCANCGSPIWAAADSDTPPSYALRVGALAQRALLPPHRRIWCRSALAWSEDLSGLPAIDGQPS from the coding sequence ATGCAAGTACAAGGCGCCTGCCACTGCGGCCAGATCACCTTCGAAGCCGACATCGATCCGGAGAAGGTTTCGCTGTGCAATTGCAGCGACTGCCAGGTGCTGTCGGGCTCCGCCTACCGCGTGTCGGTGCCTGTGCCGGCCTCCAGCTTCCGGCTGCTGACCGGCACGCCGAAGACCTACGTGAAGACGGCGGACAGCGGTGCGCGGCGACGGCACGGCTTCTGCGCGAACTGCGGCTCCCCGATCTGGGCGGCCGCGGACAGCGACACGCCGCCAAGCTATGCGCTGCGCGTGGGAGCGCTGGCGCAGCGCGCATTGCTGCCCCCGCATCGCCGTATCTGGTGCCGCTCCGCGCTGGCGTGGTCGGAAGACCTGAGCGGGCTACCGGCCATCGACGGGCAACCCTCCTGA
- a CDS encoding NAD-dependent protein deacetylase, giving the protein MDANSTALADFATRHRKLFVLTGAGCSTESGIPDYRDVEGEWKRPSPVTYQAFMGEESTRRRYWARSLIGWPTMAGARPGAAHRALARLEAAGRVGSLLTQNVDGLHEAAGSRGAIDLHGRIDTVRCMACERRTPRAALQLELRQRNPSWAALEARAAPDGDADLQGHDFSAFEVPACTHCGGLLKPDVVFFGESVPKERVTAAFAALEEADAVLVAGSSLMVYSGFRFVQAAAAAGKPVAAVNLGRTRADALLSLKVERPVGEALEALAQQLAPEPQPDRVA; this is encoded by the coding sequence ATGGACGCCAATTCCACTGCGCTCGCCGACTTCGCCACCCGCCACCGCAAGCTCTTCGTGCTCACCGGCGCGGGGTGCAGCACCGAATCGGGCATTCCCGACTACCGGGATGTCGAGGGCGAATGGAAGCGCCCATCGCCCGTCACCTACCAGGCCTTCATGGGCGAGGAATCCACGCGTCGCCGTTACTGGGCGCGCAGCCTGATCGGCTGGCCGACCATGGCCGGCGCCCGCCCGGGTGCGGCGCACCGTGCACTGGCACGGCTGGAGGCGGCGGGTCGTGTGGGTTCGCTGCTCACGCAGAACGTCGATGGCTTGCACGAAGCGGCCGGCAGCCGCGGCGCCATCGACCTGCACGGGCGCATCGACACCGTGCGCTGCATGGCCTGCGAGCGGCGCACGCCGCGCGCGGCGCTGCAACTCGAATTGCGGCAGCGCAATCCGAGTTGGGCCGCACTCGAAGCCCGTGCCGCACCCGACGGCGACGCCGATCTCCAGGGCCATGATTTCTCCGCCTTCGAGGTGCCCGCGTGCACGCACTGCGGCGGCTTGCTCAAGCCCGACGTTGTGTTCTTCGGCGAAAGCGTGCCGAAGGAGCGCGTCACGGCCGCCTTCGCGGCGCTGGAGGAGGCCGATGCGGTGCTCGTGGCCGGTTCGTCGCTGATGGTGTATTCGGGCTTTCGCTTCGTGCAGGCGGCCGCCGCGGCGGGCAAACCGGTGGCGGCGGTGAACCTGGGGCGCACGCGCGCGGACGCGCTGCTTTCGCTGAAGGTCGAGCGGCCGGTGGGCGAGGCGCTGGAGGCGCTTGCGCAGCAACTGGCGCCCGAGCCGCAGCCGGATCGCGTGGCCTAG
- a CDS encoding alpha/beta hydrolase: MTHLLRICAAWLGMLAFFPAMAQQVGAPVAPTGVQRLADVPYGPDARQHMDVYLPPNARNAPVLVMVHGGAWMFGNKAAASVVDMKIEHWVRDQGFILVSVGYRFVPQVDVMQQAQDVARAVATAQASAPSWGGDAGRFVLMGHSAGAHLVALVSASPDIARQQGARPWLGTVALDSAALDTAALMRRRHMPFYDRVFGNDPAYWRTVSPTDTLALGAPPMLLVCSTQRRDGSCTQANQFATRVTAIGGRAEVVPEDLSHAQIDGELGLPGAYTASVDVFIRSLRKAPGER; encoded by the coding sequence ATGACACATTTGCTGCGGATCTGCGCGGCCTGGCTGGGCATGCTGGCCTTCTTTCCGGCGATGGCGCAGCAAGTTGGCGCGCCGGTCGCCCCCACCGGCGTGCAACGGCTTGCCGACGTGCCCTACGGCCCCGATGCACGCCAGCACATGGACGTCTATCTGCCACCGAACGCACGCAACGCCCCGGTGCTCGTGATGGTCCATGGCGGCGCGTGGATGTTCGGCAACAAGGCAGCCGCCTCGGTGGTCGACATGAAGATCGAGCACTGGGTGCGCGACCAGGGCTTCATCCTGGTGTCGGTGGGCTACCGCTTCGTGCCGCAGGTCGACGTGATGCAGCAGGCTCAGGACGTGGCGCGCGCGGTGGCCACTGCGCAGGCAAGCGCGCCTTCGTGGGGCGGCGATGCGGGCCGCTTCGTGCTCATGGGCCATTCGGCCGGCGCGCACCTTGTTGCGCTGGTCAGTGCATCGCCCGACATCGCGCGGCAGCAAGGCGCACGTCCGTGGCTCGGCACCGTGGCACTCGACAGCGCTGCGCTGGACACTGCGGCACTGATGCGACGTCGCCACATGCCCTTCTATGACCGCGTGTTCGGCAACGACCCCGCCTACTGGCGCACCGTATCGCCCACCGACACCCTTGCGCTTGGTGCACCGCCGATGCTGCTGGTGTGCTCGACCCAGCGGCGCGATGGCTCGTGCACGCAGGCGAATCAGTTCGCGACTCGGGTCACGGCAATTGGTGGCCGCGCGGAGGTAGTGCCTGAAGACCTCTCGCACGCGCAGATCGACGGTGAACTGGGCCTGCCCGGTGCATACACGGCGTCGGTCGACGTGTTCATCCGATCCCTGCGCAAGGCGCCGGGCGAACGCTAG
- a CDS encoding sterol desaturase family protein: protein MSFDLIREAMGPGIALWLTGLLVFVLAAATLEGLVQSFVRRQAYDWRAYGASLADAVGRRAVDALGLSIAAPVLAWAHAHRVDTISLSTPAAFALLFVGQEFCYYWYHRAAHRVRWFWATHAVHHSPNELTLAAALRLGWTGKLTGTALFFAPLVWLGFPPLAVVATLAANLLYQFWLHAPWMPRLGPLEWVLNTPTHHKVHHASNPEYLDRNYGGVLIVFDRMFGTFAAEREDVTLRYGLTTPLRTHNPLHIAFHEWANLGRDLWKADGWRAKISTLFGPPGASS from the coding sequence ATGTCCTTCGACCTGATCCGCGAGGCGATGGGGCCGGGCATCGCGCTGTGGCTGACCGGCCTGCTCGTCTTCGTGCTGGCCGCAGCCACGCTCGAAGGCCTGGTGCAGAGCTTCGTGCGGCGCCAGGCCTACGACTGGCGCGCCTACGGCGCCTCGCTGGCCGACGCGGTGGGCCGGCGCGCGGTCGATGCGCTGGGCCTGTCGATTGCCGCGCCGGTGCTGGCCTGGGCGCATGCACACCGGGTCGACACCATTTCGCTGTCGACGCCCGCGGCCTTCGCACTGCTCTTCGTGGGGCAGGAGTTCTGCTACTACTGGTATCACCGCGCGGCACACCGCGTGCGCTGGTTCTGGGCCACGCACGCGGTGCACCACTCGCCCAACGAGCTCACGCTGGCTGCCGCGTTGCGCCTGGGCTGGACGGGCAAGCTCACCGGCACGGCCCTGTTCTTCGCGCCGCTGGTGTGGCTGGGCTTTCCGCCGCTGGCGGTGGTGGCCACGCTGGCGGCCAACCTGCTCTACCAGTTCTGGCTGCACGCGCCGTGGATGCCGCGCCTGGGGCCGCTCGAATGGGTGCTGAACACGCCGACTCACCACAAGGTGCATCACGCGTCGAACCCGGAATACCTCGACCGCAACTACGGCGGCGTGCTGATCGTGTTCGACCGGATGTTCGGCACCTTCGCTGCCGAGCGCGAGGACGTGACGCTGCGCTACGGCCTCACCACGCCGCTGCGCACCCACAACCCGTTGCACATCGCCTTCCACGAGTGGGCGAACCTGGGCCGCGACCTCTGGAAGGCCGACGGCTGGCGCGCGAAAATCTCGACCCTCTTCGGTCCTCCGGGAGCTTCGTCATGA
- a CDS encoding EF-hand domain-containing protein yields the protein MTTRHVLPLLLAAVSFAACAQAPDAGRAEQMRTELHKRFGAADTNVDGRLTRDEARGKMPWVYRNFDAIDSAHAGSVTMAQIEAYAVTQQRSSRQK from the coding sequence ATGACAACCCGCCACGTCCTGCCGCTGCTGCTCGCAGCCGTGTCCTTCGCCGCCTGCGCCCAGGCGCCCGATGCCGGCCGCGCCGAACAGATGCGCACCGAGCTGCACAAGCGCTTCGGCGCCGCCGACACCAACGTCGATGGCCGCCTCACACGCGACGAAGCACGCGGCAAGATGCCGTGGGTCTACCGCAACTTCGACGCCATCGACAGCGCTCACGCGGGCTCGGTGACGATGGCGCAGATCGAGGCCTATGCCGTGACCCAGCAACGCAGCAGCCGGCAGAAATAG
- the ompR gene encoding osmolarity response regulator transcription factor OmpR, whose protein sequence is MTEALARILIADDEADLRALLQRYLGDQGYAVRTVESAQPLDKLLARERFDVLVLDVMMPGEDGLAVCRRLRAQGETIPILMLTARGDPVDRIVGLEMGADDYLPKPFNPRELLARIQALVRRQRMLGAHTGPAPVQESVRFGAFTLHLGERRLEREVEGAKEDIPLTTGEFSLLQALALNANRPLGRERLIELAHGREHEATDRSIDVQVMRLRKLIEADSAQPRHIRTVWGVGYLFVL, encoded by the coding sequence ATGACCGAAGCGCTGGCCCGCATCCTGATTGCCGACGACGAAGCCGACCTGCGCGCGCTGCTGCAGCGCTACCTCGGCGACCAGGGCTATGCCGTGCGCACCGTCGAGAGCGCCCAGCCGCTCGACAAGCTGCTCGCGCGCGAGCGCTTCGACGTGCTGGTGCTCGACGTCATGATGCCCGGCGAAGACGGCCTGGCCGTGTGCCGCCGGCTGCGCGCTCAGGGCGAGACCATTCCCATCCTGATGCTGACCGCGCGCGGCGACCCGGTCGACCGCATCGTCGGCCTCGAAATGGGCGCCGACGACTATCTGCCGAAGCCCTTCAACCCGCGCGAGTTGCTGGCGCGCATCCAGGCGCTGGTGCGGCGCCAGCGCATGCTGGGCGCGCACACCGGGCCGGCGCCGGTGCAGGAAAGCGTGCGCTTCGGCGCCTTCACGCTGCACCTTGGCGAGCGACGCCTCGAGCGCGAGGTGGAGGGCGCGAAAGAAGACATCCCCCTGACCACCGGTGAGTTTTCGCTGCTGCAGGCGCTGGCACTCAACGCCAACCGGCCGCTGGGCCGCGAGCGCCTGATCGAGCTGGCCCACGGCCGCGAGCACGAGGCCACCGACCGCAGCATCGACGTGCAGGTCATGCGCCTGCGCAAGCTGATCGAGGCCGATTCCGCGCAGCCGCGCCACATCCGCACGGTCTGGGGCGTGGGTTACCTGTTCGTGCTATGA
- a CDS encoding ATP-binding protein — MKLFPRSLFGRNALLLVLLIALGQIGGGLLLREMVIKPRLDQIAESVARNVAAIRAGMLALPPAQRPAFVEGFNQQAMAGRADKAHGPRALLTPLERGFVRSVSARIASQGVEAVWRREPDGGLALRLTLDGSDHWVVMPGLLPAREFTGALVAVSVGSALLALAGALWFQRRLNRPLVRVVEAAHTLAAGREPMPLPEDGPTEVATVSRSFNQLVGSLRQTERERALMLAGISHDLRTPLTKLRLGVEILRDRMEPELVSSMTRSVEEMDAIVGQFLDFARGDGDELPVPTSLDDMTRALGAASADHGRPMALQLGGAPTLPLRQQAMQRAIGNLIENAWRHGRAPVTLSTRVVGQEAIVEVVDHGDGIDPAEADALKQAFRRGDADRGGTAGAGLGLAIVQRIAQAHGGRLELETPPGKGLHARLRLPLPPG; from the coding sequence ATGAAGCTCTTTCCGCGCAGCCTGTTCGGGCGCAACGCGCTGCTGCTCGTGCTGCTCATCGCGCTGGGCCAGATCGGCGGCGGGTTGCTGTTGCGCGAGATGGTCATCAAGCCACGGCTCGACCAGATTGCCGAGAGCGTGGCGCGCAACGTGGCAGCCATCCGCGCGGGCATGCTGGCACTGCCGCCGGCCCAGCGGCCGGCATTCGTGGAGGGGTTCAACCAGCAGGCGATGGCCGGCCGTGCCGACAAGGCGCACGGCCCGCGCGCACTGCTCACGCCGCTGGAGCGCGGCTTCGTGCGCTCGGTGTCGGCGCGCATCGCGAGCCAGGGCGTGGAGGCCGTGTGGCGCCGCGAGCCCGACGGCGGCCTGGCGCTGCGGCTCACGCTCGACGGAAGCGATCACTGGGTCGTGATGCCCGGCCTCTTGCCCGCGCGCGAATTCACGGGTGCGCTGGTGGCGGTATCTGTAGGGAGCGCGTTGCTCGCGCTGGCGGGTGCGCTTTGGTTCCAGCGCCGGCTCAACCGGCCGCTGGTGCGCGTGGTGGAGGCCGCGCACACGCTGGCGGCGGGCCGCGAGCCCATGCCGCTGCCCGAAGACGGCCCCACCGAAGTCGCGACCGTGAGCCGCAGCTTCAATCAACTGGTCGGCAGCCTGCGCCAGACCGAGCGCGAGCGCGCCTTGATGCTGGCCGGCATCTCGCACGATCTGCGCACGCCGCTCACCAAGCTGCGCCTGGGCGTGGAAATATTGCGCGACCGCATGGAGCCCGAGCTCGTGAGCAGCATGACGCGCAGCGTGGAAGAAATGGACGCCATCGTCGGCCAGTTCCTCGACTTTGCGCGCGGCGATGGCGACGAGCTCCCGGTGCCGACATCGCTCGACGACATGACCCGGGCGCTCGGCGCAGCCAGCGCCGACCATGGCCGGCCCATGGCGCTGCAGCTGGGCGGCGCGCCCACGCTGCCGCTGCGCCAGCAAGCCATGCAGCGCGCCATCGGCAACCTGATCGAGAACGCCTGGCGCCACGGCCGGGCGCCGGTCACGCTGTCGACGCGCGTGGTGGGGCAGGAGGCGATTGTCGAAGTCGTCGACCACGGCGACGGCATCGACCCGGCCGAGGCGGATGCTCTCAAGCAGGCGTTTCGCCGTGGCGATGCGGATCGCGGCGGGACGGCAGGTGCGGGGCTCGGCCTGGCCATCGTGCAGCGCATCGCACAGGCGCATGGCGGTCGGCTCGAACTGGAGACACCCCCGGGCAAGGGCCTGCATGCACGCCTGCGGCTGCCGTTGCCGCCCGGCTGA
- a CDS encoding amidohydrolase family protein, producing MLDLLITNATLPDGRTGMSIAVEGGRIAEVAEGLVAPAHETLDAQGLLLAPHFVDPHFHMDATLSYGLPRVNESGTLLEGIALWGELKPLLTADALIERALAYCDWAVAKGLLAVRSHVDTSDPSLLAVDALLEVKRRVAPYLDLQLVAFPQDGVLRSPGGVENLERALDKGVDVVGGIPHFERTMADGAASVKLLCEIAAERGKLVDMHCDESDDPLSRHIETLAFEAQRLGMQGRVTGSHCTSMHSMDNYYVSKLLPLIAQSGVSVIANPLINITLQGRHDTYPKRRGMTRVPELMAAGVNVAFGHDCVMDPWYGMGSGDMLEVAHMGLHVAQMTSQAGIRQCFEAVTTNAARVMHLQGYGVEAGCDASFVLLQARDPVEAIRLRATRLKVFRKGRLLAETPAATASLHLAGRDAATSWMAPKRAG from the coding sequence ATGCTCGACCTCCTCATCACCAACGCCACCCTCCCTGACGGCCGCACCGGCATGTCGATTGCCGTCGAGGGCGGCCGTATCGCCGAAGTGGCCGAAGGCCTCGTCGCCCCGGCGCACGAAACGCTCGATGCGCAAGGCCTGCTGCTCGCGCCCCACTTCGTCGACCCGCATTTCCACATGGACGCCACGCTGAGCTACGGCCTGCCGCGCGTCAACGAAAGCGGCACGCTGCTCGAAGGCATTGCGCTGTGGGGCGAGCTGAAGCCGCTGCTCACGGCCGATGCGCTGATCGAACGCGCGCTGGCCTACTGCGACTGGGCCGTGGCCAAAGGACTGCTGGCCGTGCGCTCTCACGTGGACACCAGCGACCCGAGCCTGCTGGCGGTCGACGCGCTGCTTGAAGTCAAGCGCCGGGTGGCGCCCTACCTCGATCTGCAGTTGGTCGCCTTCCCGCAGGACGGTGTGTTGCGCTCCCCGGGCGGCGTCGAGAACCTGGAACGCGCGCTCGACAAGGGCGTGGACGTGGTCGGCGGCATTCCGCATTTCGAGCGCACCATGGCCGATGGCGCGGCCAGCGTGAAGCTGCTGTGCGAAATAGCGGCCGAGCGCGGCAAGCTGGTCGACATGCATTGCGACGAGTCCGACGACCCGCTCTCGCGCCACATCGAAACGTTGGCCTTCGAGGCGCAGCGCCTCGGCATGCAAGGCCGAGTGACGGGCTCGCACTGCACATCGATGCACTCGATGGACAACTACTACGTGAGCAAGCTGCTGCCGCTGATCGCGCAGAGCGGCGTGTCCGTCATCGCAAACCCGCTCATCAACATCACGCTGCAGGGCCGCCACGACACCTACCCCAAGCGCCGCGGCATGACGCGCGTGCCCGAGCTGATGGCCGCCGGCGTCAACGTTGCCTTCGGCCACGACTGCGTGATGGACCCGTGGTACGGCATGGGCTCGGGCGACATGCTCGAAGTGGCGCACATGGGCCTGCACGTGGCGCAGATGACCAGCCAGGCCGGCATCCGCCAGTGCTTCGAGGCGGTGACGACGAATGCGGCGCGCGTGATGCACCTGCAGGGCTACGGCGTCGAGGCGGGCTGCGACGCGAGCTTCGTGCTGCTGCAGGCGCGCGATCCGGTCGAGGCGATTCGCCTGCGCGCCACGCGACTCAAGGTGTTTCGCAAGGGGCGCTTGCTGGCCGAAACGCCTGCCGCCACTGCAAGCCTGCACCTCGCGGGACGCGACGCCGCAACGAGCTGGATGGCGCCGAAGCGCGCCGGCTGA
- a CDS encoding ABC transporter permease, with product MTDFLDILANPAFWVAVLRIATPLILGTLGVLLCERAGVLNLGIEGIMVAGAFTGWLAVYAGAPLWVGVGVAALTGMVFGLLHAFLTVGLALSQHVSGLGITLLATALSYFGYRVSFPKVNTPPTITPFAPMDWLPVPILNAQTALTLFALLLVPMVGWVLYRTPLGLALRMVGENPQAAESQGVSVAATRTGAIVAGSALMGVAGSFLTLSAFNAFFFNMVNGRGWICVALVVFASWRPGKALIGALLFAFFDALQLRLQQSGDAVLPYQLYLMLPYLLSILALVLVARKASYPQALMKPYRKGER from the coding sequence ATGACGGACTTCCTCGACATCCTCGCCAACCCCGCCTTCTGGGTCGCGGTGCTGCGCATCGCCACGCCGCTGATTCTGGGCACGCTCGGCGTGCTGCTTTGCGAGCGCGCGGGCGTGCTCAACCTCGGTATCGAAGGGATCATGGTCGCGGGCGCCTTCACCGGCTGGCTCGCGGTGTATGCGGGTGCGCCGCTGTGGGTGGGCGTCGGCGTGGCCGCGCTCACGGGCATGGTGTTCGGGCTGCTGCATGCCTTTCTGACCGTGGGCCTGGCGCTGTCGCAGCATGTGTCGGGGCTGGGCATCACGCTGCTTGCCACCGCGCTCAGCTACTTCGGCTACCGCGTGAGCTTTCCGAAAGTGAACACGCCGCCGACCATCACGCCGTTTGCGCCGATGGACTGGCTGCCGGTGCCGATCCTGAATGCGCAGACCGCGCTCACGCTATTCGCGCTGCTGCTGGTGCCCATGGTGGGCTGGGTGCTGTACCGCACGCCGCTCGGCCTGGCGCTGCGCATGGTCGGCGAGAACCCGCAGGCGGCCGAGAGCCAGGGCGTGTCGGTCGCGGCCACGCGCACCGGAGCCATCGTCGCGGGCTCGGCGCTGATGGGTGTGGCCGGCTCGTTCCTCACGCTGTCGGCTTTCAATGCCTTCTTCTTCAACATGGTGAACGGCCGCGGCTGGATCTGCGTGGCGCTGGTGGTGTTCGCTTCGTGGCGGCCGGGCAAGGCGCTGATCGGCGCGCTGCTGTTCGCATTCTTCGACGCGCTGCAACTGCGGCTGCAACAATCGGGCGATGCCGTGCTGCCCTACCAGCTGTACCTGATGCTGCCGTACCTGCTGTCGATCCTGGCGCTGGTGCTGGTGGCGCGCAAGGCGAGCTATCCGCAGGCGCTGATGAAGCCCTACCGAAAGGGGGAACGTTGA
- a CDS encoding ABC transporter permease → MRLERRHETSRMALVLAPIGAVVFTMAVSALLVLWAGAPVGRTYALLLQGGFGSVFAWSETLTRAIPLILTGLAATVAFKARLFNIGAEGQLYAGALAAVAVGGMHGGTGFELSPWLLFPLMMLAAAVAGALMLLGPALMKNKLGVDEVVTTLLINFIVLLGVSALLDGPMKDPSAMGWPQSVSLQSDLELGKLIAQTRVHTGLLWAVSLAVMVWAVFKYTVLGFDIRAVGANTRAAAFAGVPVTRTVVMVALLSGALAGLAGAIEVAGRTSYVTLDMSPGYGYTGIVIAMLAGLHPLGVIAAAVFVAGVLVGADTMSRAVGVPTYIADVIVAASLIAVLVATLLTQYRVRMKK, encoded by the coding sequence ATGCGGCTCGAACGGCGCCACGAAACCTCGCGCATGGCGCTGGTGCTTGCGCCCATCGGCGCGGTCGTCTTCACCATGGCAGTCAGCGCGCTACTCGTGCTGTGGGCCGGTGCGCCGGTCGGCCGCACCTACGCGCTGCTGCTGCAGGGCGGCTTCGGCTCGGTTTTCGCATGGAGCGAGACGCTGACGCGCGCGATCCCGCTCATCCTCACCGGGCTGGCGGCCACCGTCGCCTTCAAGGCGCGGCTCTTCAACATCGGCGCCGAGGGCCAGCTCTACGCCGGAGCGCTGGCCGCCGTCGCCGTGGGCGGCATGCATGGCGGCACGGGCTTCGAGCTGTCGCCGTGGCTGCTGTTTCCGCTGATGATGCTGGCCGCCGCCGTGGCGGGTGCGCTGATGCTGCTGGGCCCGGCGCTGATGAAGAACAAGCTCGGCGTGGACGAAGTCGTCACCACGCTGCTGATCAACTTCATCGTGCTGCTGGGCGTGTCGGCGCTGCTCGACGGGCCGATGAAAGACCCGAGCGCCATGGGCTGGCCACAGAGCGTGTCGCTGCAGTCCGATCTCGAACTCGGCAAGCTCATCGCACAGACGCGCGTGCACACCGGGCTGCTGTGGGCCGTGTCGCTCGCGGTGATGGTGTGGGCGGTTTTCAAGTACACGGTGCTGGGCTTCGACATCCGCGCTGTGGGTGCGAATACACGCGCCGCGGCCTTTGCGGGCGTGCCGGTGACGCGCACCGTGGTGATGGTGGCGCTGCTCTCGGGTGCGCTGGCCGGGCTGGCGGGCGCGATCGAGGTGGCGGGCCGCACAAGCTACGTCACGCTCGACATGTCGCCGGGCTACGGCTACACGGGCATCGTGATTGCAATGCTGGCGGGGCTGCATCCGCTGGGCGTGATCGCAGCCGCCGTATTCGTTGCGGGCGTGCTGGTCGGTGCAGACACCATGAGCCGTGCGGTCGGTGTGCCGACGTACATCGCCGACGTGATCGTTGCCGCATCGCTGATCGCGGTGCTGGTGGCGACATTGCTGACGCAATACCGGGTGCGGATGAAGAAATGA